In Pseudomonas oryzicola, one DNA window encodes the following:
- a CDS encoding NADP-dependent isocitrate dehydrogenase, which produces MPTRSKIIYTFTDEAPALATYSLLPIIEAFTASADIAVETRDISLAGRILAAFPEQLGAEKQVGDHLAELGQLATTPEANIIKLPNISASVPQLKAAIKELQAKGFNIPDYADEPATAEEKESRARYDRIKGSAVNPVLREGNSDRRAPLSVKNYARKHPHKMGAWAADSKSHVAHMTQGDFYGSEKAALIEADDTLRIELVGKDGSTTVLKEKTAVKAAEVIDCATMSRKALKAFIAEQIADAKASGVLLSVHLKATMMKVSDPIMFGVIVEEFYNDVLAKHAAALAEVGFNANNGIGDLYARIKDLPVEKQAEIEADIQALYAQRPALAMVNSDKGITNLHVPSDVIVDASMPAMIRDSGKMWNAAGELQDAKAIIPDRCYAGIYQATIEDCKANGAFDPTTMGSVPNVGLMAQKAEEYGSHDKTFQIKADGVVRVVDSKGKVVLEQNVEAGDIFRMCQVKDAPIQDWVKLAVNRARLSNTPAVFWLDPARAHDGVMIEKVQKYLKDHDTSGLDIRILAPVDAIKFSLARIREGKDTISVTGNVLRDYLTDLFPIMELGTSAKMLSIVPLMNGGGLFETGAGGSAPKHVQQLVEENFLRWDSLGEFLALAASLEHLGNTYDNPRAKVLANTLDQATGKFLDTNKSPSRKVGGIDNRGSHFYLTLYWAQALAAQNDDAALQARFAPLAKTLTENEETIVAELNAVQGKPADIGGYYAPDAELTAKVMRPSQTLNSAIAAL; this is translated from the coding sequence ATGCCCACCCGTTCCAAGATCATCTATACCTTCACCGACGAAGCCCCCGCCCTCGCCACCTACTCGCTGCTGCCGATCATCGAAGCCTTCACCGCTTCGGCTGACATCGCCGTCGAAACCCGCGACATCTCCCTGGCCGGCCGTATCCTCGCCGCCTTCCCGGAGCAACTGGGCGCAGAGAAGCAAGTAGGCGATCACCTGGCGGAACTGGGCCAGCTGGCTACCACCCCCGAAGCCAACATCATCAAGCTGCCGAACATCAGCGCCTCGGTACCGCAGCTGAAAGCCGCGATCAAGGAACTGCAAGCCAAGGGCTTCAACATCCCTGACTATGCCGACGAGCCGGCCACCGCGGAAGAGAAAGAATCCCGCGCCCGCTACGACCGCATCAAAGGCTCCGCCGTGAACCCGGTACTGCGCGAAGGCAACTCCGACCGCCGCGCACCACTGTCGGTGAAGAACTACGCGCGCAAGCACCCGCACAAGATGGGTGCCTGGGCTGCCGACTCCAAGTCGCACGTTGCCCACATGACCCAAGGCGACTTCTACGGCAGCGAGAAAGCCGCGCTGATCGAAGCCGACGACACCCTGCGCATCGAACTGGTCGGCAAAGACGGCAGCACCACCGTGCTGAAGGAAAAGACCGCTGTCAAAGCCGCTGAAGTCATCGACTGCGCCACCATGAGCCGCAAGGCCCTGAAAGCCTTCATCGCCGAGCAGATCGCCGATGCCAAGGCCTCCGGCGTACTGCTCTCGGTGCACCTGAAAGCCACCATGATGAAGGTCTCCGACCCGATCATGTTCGGCGTCATCGTCGAAGAGTTCTACAACGACGTGCTGGCCAAGCACGCCGCTGCGCTGGCCGAAGTAGGCTTCAACGCCAACAACGGCATCGGCGACCTGTACGCCCGCATCAAGGACCTGCCAGTCGAGAAGCAGGCCGAGATCGAAGCCGACATCCAGGCCCTGTACGCCCAGCGCCCGGCCCTGGCCATGGTCAACTCCGACAAGGGCATCACCAACCTGCACGTGCCGAGCGACGTCATCGTCGACGCCTCGATGCCAGCCATGATCCGTGATTCGGGCAAGATGTGGAACGCCGCTGGCGAACTGCAGGACGCCAAGGCGATCATCCCGGACCGCTGCTACGCCGGCATCTACCAGGCCACCATCGAAGACTGCAAGGCCAACGGTGCCTTCGACCCGACCACCATGGGCAGCGTGCCGAACGTTGGCCTGATGGCACAGAAGGCCGAAGAGTACGGTTCCCACGACAAGACCTTCCAGATCAAGGCCGACGGCGTTGTTCGCGTGGTCGACAGCAAAGGCAAGGTCGTGCTCGAGCAGAACGTCGAAGCCGGTGACATCTTCCGCATGTGCCAGGTCAAGGACGCCCCGATCCAGGACTGGGTCAAGCTCGCCGTCAACCGTGCCCGCCTGAGCAACACCCCGGCAGTGTTCTGGCTGGACCCGGCCCGCGCCCACGACGGCGTGATGATCGAGAAGGTGCAGAAGTACCTGAAGGATCACGACACTTCCGGCCTGGACATCCGCATCCTGGCCCCGGTCGACGCCATCAAGTTCTCCCTGGCGCGCATTCGCGAAGGCAAGGACACCATCTCGGTGACCGGCAACGTGCTGCGCGACTACCTGACCGACCTGTTCCCGATCATGGAACTGGGCACCAGCGCCAAGATGCTGTCGATCGTGCCGCTGATGAACGGCGGTGGCCTGTTCGAAACCGGCGCCGGCGGTTCGGCACCGAAGCACGTGCAGCAGCTGGTGGAAGAGAACTTCCTGCGTTGGGACTCGCTGGGTGAATTCCTGGCCCTGGCCGCTTCCCTGGAGCACCTGGGCAACACCTACGACAACCCGCGCGCCAAAGTGCTGGCCAACACCCTGGACCAGGCCACCGGCAAGTTCCTCGACACCAACAAGTCGCCTTCGCGCAAAGTCGGTGGTATCGACAACCGTGGCAGCCACTTCTACCTGACCCTGTACTGGGCCCAGGCCCTGGCTGCGCAGAACGACGACGCTGCCCTGCAGGCGCGCTTCGCGCCACTGGCCAAGACCCTGACCGAGAACGAGGAGACCATCGTCGCCGAGCTCAACGCCGTCCAGGGCAAGCCGGCCGACATCGGCGGCTACTACGCCCCGGATGCCGAGCTGACCGCCAAGGTGATGCGCCCAAGCCAGACCCTGAACAGCGCCATTGCCGCCCTGTAA
- the icd gene encoding NADP-dependent isocitrate dehydrogenase gives MGYQKIKVPTDGAKITVNADHSLNVPDNPIIPYIEGDGIGVDVSPVMIKVVDAAVQKAYGGKRKIAWMEVYAGEKATQVYDQDTWLPQETLDAVRDYVVSIKGPLTTPVGGGIRSLNVALRQQLDLYVCLRPVLWFQGVPSPVKKPGDVDMVIFRENSEDIYAGIEWKAGSPEANKVIKFLKEEMGVTKIRFDQDCGIGVKPVSREGTKRLVRKALQYVVDNDRESLTLVHKGNIMKFTEGAFKDWGYEVARDEFGAELLDGGPWMKFRNPKSGREVIVKDAIADAMLQQILLRPAEYDVIATLNLNGDYLSDALAAEVGGIGIAPGANLSDTVAMFEATHGTAPKYAGQDKVNPGSVILSAEMMLRHMGWTEAADLIIKGTNGAIAAKTVTYDFERLMEGATLVSSSGFGAEMIKHM, from the coding sequence ATGGGATACCAGAAAATCAAGGTTCCGACCGACGGCGCCAAGATCACCGTCAATGCCGACCATTCGCTCAACGTGCCTGACAATCCGATCATTCCCTATATCGAAGGCGACGGCATCGGCGTGGATGTCTCGCCGGTCATGATCAAGGTGGTCGATGCCGCCGTGCAGAAGGCCTATGGCGGCAAGCGCAAGATCGCCTGGATGGAGGTGTACGCGGGTGAAAAGGCCACCCAGGTGTACGACCAGGACACCTGGTTGCCGCAGGAAACCCTCGATGCCGTGCGTGATTACGTGGTGTCGATCAAAGGGCCGCTGACCACGCCGGTGGGGGGCGGTATCCGTTCGCTCAACGTGGCCTTGCGCCAGCAACTCGACCTGTACGTGTGCCTGCGCCCGGTGCTGTGGTTCCAGGGCGTGCCAAGCCCGGTGAAGAAGCCTGGCGACGTCGACATGGTGATCTTCCGCGAGAACTCCGAGGACATCTATGCCGGCATCGAGTGGAAGGCCGGTTCGCCCGAGGCGAACAAGGTGATCAAGTTCCTTAAGGAAGAAATGGGCGTCACCAAGATCCGCTTCGACCAGGACTGCGGTATCGGCGTCAAGCCGGTATCCCGCGAGGGGACCAAGCGCCTGGTGCGCAAGGCCTTGCAGTACGTGGTGGACAACGACCGCGAATCGCTGACCCTGGTGCACAAGGGCAATATCATGAAATTCACCGAAGGCGCCTTCAAGGACTGGGGCTACGAAGTGGCGCGTGACGAGTTCGGTGCCGAATTGCTCGATGGCGGCCCGTGGATGAAGTTCAGGAACCCCAAGAGCGGGCGCGAGGTCATCGTCAAGGACGCCATCGCCGACGCCATGCTGCAGCAGATCCTGTTGCGCCCGGCCGAATACGACGTGATCGCCACGCTCAACCTCAACGGTGACTACCTGTCCGACGCCCTGGCGGCAGAGGTGGGCGGGATCGGCATCGCGCCGGGGGCCAACCTGTCCGACACGGTAGCCATGTTCGAGGCTACCCATGGCACCGCGCCCAAGTATGCCGGGCAGGACAAGGTCAACCCGGGGTCGGTGATCCTCTCGGCAGAAATGATGCTGCGGCACATGGGCTGGACCGAGGCCGCCGACCTGATCATCAAGGGCACCAATGGCGCGATAGCCGCCAAGACGGTGACCTACGACTTCGAGCGGTTGATGGAGGGTGCCACCCTGGTCAGCAGTTCAGGTTTTGGCGCTGAAATGATCAAGCATATGTGA
- the cspD gene encoding cold shock domain-containing protein CspD, whose protein sequence is MASGKVKWFNNAKGYGFINEEGKTEDLFAHYSAIQMDGYKTLKAGQAVSFEIVQGPKGLHAVNISSKAPSFSAASAHSAGSPADA, encoded by the coding sequence ATGGCAAGCGGTAAAGTCAAGTGGTTCAACAATGCCAAGGGCTATGGGTTCATCAATGAAGAGGGCAAGACCGAAGACTTGTTCGCTCATTATTCGGCCATCCAGATGGACGGTTACAAAACCCTGAAGGCCGGCCAGGCGGTGAGTTTCGAGATCGTCCAGGGCCCCAAAGGCCTGCACGCGGTGAATATCAGCAGCAAAGCCCCCAGCTTCTCCGCCGCCAGCGCCCATTCAGCCGGCAGCCCTGCCGACGCCTGA
- the clpS gene encoding ATP-dependent Clp protease adapter ClpS, producing MHAPSEIRLTFNQDRPQSNEDDGSGLAVQEAKPILQAPPMYKVVLFNDDYTPMDFVVEVLETFFNLNRELATKIMLTVHTEGRAVCGLFTRDIAETKAMQVNQYARESQHPLLCEIEKDG from the coding sequence ATGCATGCACCTAGTGAGATTCGACTAACATTCAATCAGGATCGCCCGCAATCGAATGAGGACGACGGCTCAGGTCTTGCGGTTCAGGAAGCCAAGCCGATCCTGCAGGCGCCACCGATGTACAAGGTGGTTTTGTTCAACGATGACTACACGCCGATGGATTTCGTCGTCGAAGTGCTCGAGACGTTCTTCAATCTGAACCGCGAGCTGGCGACCAAGATCATGCTGACCGTCCATACCGAAGGGCGGGCAGTGTGCGGATTGTTTACCCGTGACATCGCCGAAACAAAGGCTATGCAGGTCAACCAATACGCCAGGGAAAGCCAGCATCCGCTACTCTGTGAAATCGAGAAGGACGGTTAA
- the clpA gene encoding ATP-dependent Clp protease ATP-binding subunit ClpA, translating into MLNRELEVTLNLAFKEARSKRHEFMTVEHLLLALLDNEAAATVLRACGANLDKLKHDLQEFIDSTTPLIPVNDEDRETQPTLGFQRVLQRAVFHVQSSGKREVTGANVLVAIFSEQESQAVFLLKQQSVARIDVVNYIAHGISKVPGHGSHSENDQEMQDDEGGDTASSSNPLDAYASNLNELARAGRIDPLVGREQEVERVAQILARRRKNNPLLVGEAGVGKTAIAEGLAKRIVDGQVPDLLAQSVVYSLDLGALLAGTKYRGDFEKRFKALLGELRKRPQAILFIDEIHTIIGAGAASGGVMDASNLLKPLLSSGEIRCIGSTTFQEFRGIFEKDRALARRFQKVDVSEPSVEDTVGILRGLKGRFESHHNIEYSDEALRAAAELASRYINDRHMPDKAIDVIDEAGAYQRLQPEANRVKRIDVPQVEDIVAKIARIPPKHVTSSDKELLRNLERDLKLTVFGQDAAIDSLATAIKLSRAGLKSPDKPVGSFLFAGPTGVGKTEAARQLAKALGVELVRFDMSEYMERHTVSRLIGAPPGYVGFDQGGLLTEAITKQPHCVLLLDEIEKAHPEVFNLLLQVMDHGTLTDNNGRKADFRNVILIMTTNAGAETAARASIGFTHQDHASDAMEVIRKSFTPEFRNRLDTIIQFGRLSHETIKSIVDKFLIELQAQLEDKRVLLEVSDAARGWLAASGYDVQMGARPMARLIQDKIKRPLAEEILFGELAEHGGVVHVDLRDGELVFDFETTAEVA; encoded by the coding sequence ATGTTAAACCGCGAGCTCGAAGTCACCCTCAATCTTGCCTTCAAGGAGGCCCGTTCGAAGCGTCATGAGTTCATGACCGTCGAGCATCTGCTGCTGGCACTCCTTGACAATGAGGCTGCCGCGACCGTTCTGCGCGCCTGTGGCGCCAATCTCGACAAGCTCAAGCACGACCTGCAAGAGTTCATCGATTCCACCACGCCACTGATTCCGGTCAACGACGAAGACCGCGAGACCCAGCCGACCCTGGGCTTCCAGCGCGTGCTGCAGCGTGCCGTGTTCCACGTGCAAAGCTCCGGCAAGCGTGAAGTCACCGGCGCCAACGTGCTGGTGGCGATCTTCAGCGAACAGGAAAGCCAGGCCGTGTTCCTGCTCAAGCAGCAGAGCGTGGCCCGCATCGACGTGGTCAACTATATCGCCCACGGCATCTCCAAGGTGCCGGGCCATGGTTCGCATTCCGAAAACGACCAGGAAATGCAGGACGATGAGGGTGGCGATACCGCCTCTTCGAGCAATCCGCTGGATGCCTATGCCAGCAACCTGAACGAACTGGCCCGTGCCGGCCGTATCGATCCGCTGGTCGGTCGCGAGCAGGAAGTGGAGCGCGTGGCGCAGATCCTTGCGCGCCGGCGCAAGAACAACCCGCTGCTGGTGGGTGAAGCTGGCGTGGGCAAGACTGCCATCGCCGAAGGCCTGGCCAAGCGTATCGTCGATGGCCAGGTGCCCGACCTGCTGGCACAGAGCGTGGTGTACTCCCTGGACCTGGGGGCGCTGCTGGCCGGTACCAAATACCGTGGCGACTTCGAGAAGCGCTTCAAGGCATTGCTGGGCGAGCTGCGCAAGCGCCCGCAGGCGATCCTGTTCATCGACGAGATCCACACCATCATCGGTGCCGGTGCGGCATCGGGCGGGGTGATGGATGCGTCCAACCTGCTCAAGCCGCTGCTGTCGTCCGGGGAAATCCGCTGCATCGGTTCGACCACGTTCCAGGAGTTCCGTGGCATCTTCGAGAAAGACCGCGCCCTGGCGCGGCGCTTCCAGAAGGTCGATGTCAGCGAGCCGTCGGTGGAAGACACCGTGGGCATCCTGCGCGGCCTGAAAGGGCGCTTCGAAAGCCATCACAACATCGAGTACAGCGACGAGGCCCTGCGCGCCGCCGCCGAACTGGCTTCGCGCTATATCAATGACCGGCACATGCCGGACAAGGCCATCGACGTCATCGATGAAGCCGGTGCCTACCAGCGCCTGCAGCCGGAGGCCAACCGCGTCAAGCGCATCGACGTGCCGCAGGTCGAGGACATCGTCGCCAAGATCGCGCGGATTCCGCCAAAACACGTCACCAGTTCCGACAAGGAGCTGCTGCGCAACCTCGAACGCGACCTGAAGCTGACCGTGTTCGGCCAGGATGCGGCCATCGATTCGCTGGCCACCGCCATCAAGCTGTCGCGTGCCGGCCTCAAGTCGCCAGACAAGCCGGTCGGTTCGTTCCTGTTCGCCGGCCCGACCGGCGTCGGCAAGACCGAAGCAGCGCGGCAGCTGGCCAAGGCCCTGGGCGTGGAGCTGGTACGCTTCGACATGTCCGAATACATGGAGCGCCACACTGTGTCGCGCCTGATCGGTGCGCCGCCCGGTTATGTTGGCTTCGACCAGGGTGGTTTGCTGACCGAGGCGATCACCAAGCAGCCGCACTGCGTATTGCTGCTCGACGAAATCGAGAAGGCCCACCCGGAAGTCTTCAACCTGCTGCTGCAGGTGATGGACCACGGTACCCTGACCGACAACAACGGGCGCAAGGCCGACTTCCGTAACGTGATCCTGATCATGACCACCAACGCCGGTGCCGAAACTGCCGCGCGGGCCTCGATCGGCTTCACTCATCAGGACCACGCGTCCGATGCCATGGAAGTCATTCGCAAGAGCTTCACGCCGGAGTTCCGTAACCGCCTGGACACCATCATCCAGTTCGGCCGCCTGAGCCACGAGACGATCAAGAGCATCGTCGACAAGTTTCTCATCGAACTGCAGGCGCAGCTGGAAGACAAGCGGGTACTGCTGGAAGTCAGCGATGCTGCGCGCGGCTGGCTGGCGGCCTCGGGCTACGACGTGCAGATGGGCGCACGGCCGATGGCGCGGCTGATCCAGGACAAGATCAAGCGGCCGCTGGCCGAGGAGATCCTGTTTGGCGAGCTGGCCGAGCATGGCGGCGTGGTGCACGTCGACCTGCGCGATGGCGAACTGGTGTTCGACTTCGAAACCACGGCCGAGGTGGCGTGA
- the infA gene encoding translation initiation factor IF-1, with amino-acid sequence MSKEDSFEMEGTVVDTLPNTMFRVELENGHVVTAHISGKMRKNYIRILTGDKVRVELTPYDLSKGRITYRAR; translated from the coding sequence ATGTCGAAAGAAGACAGCTTCGAAATGGAAGGTACTGTCGTCGACACCCTGCCCAACACCATGTTCCGCGTGGAGTTGGAAAACGGGCACGTCGTAACCGCGCACATCTCCGGAAAGATGCGCAAGAACTACATCCGTATTCTCACTGGCGACAAGGTCCGCGTCGAACTGACGCCGTACGACCTGAGCAAGGGCCGCATCACCTACCGTGCGCGCTAA
- a CDS encoding arginyltransferase: MTELARLKFYATQPHSCSYLPDEQATTLFLDPSQPMDVHVYADLSEMGFRRSGDHLYRPHCQNCNACVPARIPAARFIPNRQQRRILKRNADLTVTAARPAFKEEYFDLYRRYIETRHADGDMYPPSRDQFSTFLVRDLPFCWFYEFRLEGRLMAVAVCDLLPNGLSAVYTFYEPEEERRSLGRFAILWQITEALRQDLEAVYLGYWIKNCKKMNYKTQYRPIELLINQRWVTLN; encoded by the coding sequence ATGACAGAGTTGGCGCGGTTGAAGTTCTATGCCACTCAACCCCACTCCTGCAGCTACCTGCCCGACGAACAGGCCACCACGCTGTTCCTCGACCCCAGCCAGCCGATGGACGTGCATGTGTACGCCGATTTGTCGGAGATGGGCTTTCGTCGCAGCGGCGACCACCTGTACCGCCCGCACTGCCAGAACTGCAATGCCTGCGTACCGGCACGCATCCCCGCGGCGCGCTTCATCCCCAACCGCCAGCAACGGCGCATCCTCAAGCGCAATGCCGACCTGACCGTGACCGCGGCACGCCCGGCGTTCAAGGAAGAGTACTTCGACCTGTACCGGCGCTATATCGAAACGCGCCATGCCGATGGTGACATGTACCCGCCCAGCCGTGACCAGTTTTCCACGTTCCTGGTACGTGACCTGCCGTTCTGCTGGTTCTACGAATTCCGCCTGGAAGGCCGCCTGATGGCGGTGGCCGTGTGCGACCTGCTGCCCAACGGCCTGTCGGCGGTGTACACCTTCTACGAGCCGGAAGAAGAGCGCCGCAGCCTTGGCCGCTTCGCCATCCTGTGGCAGATCACCGAAGCCCTGCGCCAGGACCTGGAGGCGGTGTACCTGGGTTACTGGATCAAGAACTGCAAGAAAATGAACTACAAGACGCAATATCGGCCCATCGAACTGCTGATCAACCAACGCTGGGTCACCCTCAACTGA
- the aat gene encoding leucyl/phenylalanyl-tRNA--protein transferase, translated as MLTWLTRDSLTFPPLEKALHEPNGLLAAGGDLSPERLVQAYRHGCFPWYQDGQPILWWSPDPRTVLFPDQLHVSRSLAKLLRQGRYQVSFDTDFAAVIAACAAPRDYADGTWITDTMRAAYCELHRRGIAHSVEVRQDGELVGGLYGLAIGQLFFGESMFSRADNASKVGFVTLVNHLRQAGFVLIDCQMPTNHLHSLGAQAISRAEFAGYLARHLDQPNSATWVP; from the coding sequence ATGCTCACCTGGCTGACCCGCGACTCGCTGACCTTCCCACCCCTGGAAAAAGCCCTGCACGAGCCCAACGGCCTGCTTGCCGCCGGCGGCGACCTGAGCCCCGAGCGCCTGGTCCAGGCATATCGCCATGGCTGCTTCCCGTGGTACCAGGACGGCCAGCCGATCCTCTGGTGGTCACCCGACCCACGCACCGTGCTGTTTCCGGACCAGCTGCACGTATCGCGGTCGCTGGCCAAGCTGCTGCGCCAGGGCCGCTACCAGGTCAGCTTCGACACAGACTTCGCCGCCGTGATTGCGGCCTGCGCGGCCCCCCGCGACTATGCCGATGGCACCTGGATCACCGACACCATGCGTGCCGCCTATTGCGAGCTGCACCGACGCGGCATCGCCCATTCGGTGGAGGTGCGCCAGGACGGTGAACTGGTCGGCGGCCTGTACGGCCTGGCCATAGGCCAGCTGTTCTTCGGCGAATCGATGTTCAGCCGTGCCGACAATGCCTCCAAGGTCGGCTTCGTGACCTTGGTCAACCACCTGCGCCAGGCCGGTTTCGTCCTCATCGATTGCCAGATGCCGACCAACCACCTGCACAGCCTGGGCGCCCAGGCCATCAGCCGCGCCGAGTTCGCCGGCTACCTGGCCCGCCACCTCGACCAGCCCAATAGCGCCACCTGGGTTCCCTAG
- a CDS encoding DNA translocase FtsK 4TM domain-containing protein — MAAPPADHYWTRSTRRNRRVLKKSTATPAPLPVPLWRQQLHYRLKEGALIAVGALCLYLWMALLTYDTSDPGFSHTSNVDQVQNAAGRAGAYFADILFMVLGYFAYIFPLLLAIKTWQIFRERHQPWDWSGWLFSWRLIGLVFLVLSGAALAHIHFHPPASMPFSAGGALGESLGDLARNLLNVQGSTLMFIALFLFGLTVFTDLSWFKVMDLTGKITLDLFELMQGAATRWWEARNERKRLEAQLREDEPVFKAAPVPAEKPEQPARPALRERLFKREEAAAQPVEPREPTLAREPVLPREAIAPREPVVPREPMVQREQPAAPPIVPPSAARAPEPSKRVMKEKQAPLFIDSAVEGTLPSISILDPAEQKKIEYSPESLAGVGQLLEIKLKEFGVEVAVDSIHPGPVITRYEIQPAAGVKVSRIANLAKDLARSLAVTSVRVVEVIPGKTTVGIEIPNENRQMVRFSEVLATPQYDEQKSPVTLALGHDIGGKPVITDLAKMPHLLVAGTTGSGKSVGVNAMILSILFKSSPEDARLIMIDPKMLELSIYEGIPHLLCPVVTDMKDAANALRWSVAEMERRYKLMAAMGVRNLAGFNRKIKDAQEAGEIIHDPLYRRESMDDEPPALKTLPTIVVIVDEFADMMMIVGKKVEELIARIAQKARAAGIHLILATQRPSVDVITGLIKANIPTRMAFQVSSKIDSRTIIDQGGAEQLLGHGDMLYMPPGTSLPIRVHGAFVSDDEVHRVVEAWKLRGAPDYNDDILNGVEEAGSGFEGSGSGGGDGDDSESDALYDEAVQFVLESRRASISAVQRKLKIGYNRAARMIEAMEMAGVVTPMNSNGSREVIAPGGPRD, encoded by the coding sequence TTGGCCGCACCGCCGGCCGATCACTATTGGACGCGCAGCACGCGCAGGAATAGACGCGTTTTGAAGAAATCCACCGCAACCCCAGCTCCCTTGCCCGTGCCCCTGTGGCGGCAGCAGCTGCATTATCGCCTCAAGGAAGGTGCGCTGATCGCTGTCGGCGCCCTGTGCCTGTACCTGTGGATGGCGCTGCTCACCTACGACACCTCGGACCCGGGCTTCAGCCACACCAGCAATGTCGACCAGGTGCAGAACGCCGCCGGGCGTGCCGGTGCCTACTTCGCCGACATCCTGTTCATGGTGCTGGGCTACTTCGCCTATATCTTCCCGCTGCTGCTGGCGATCAAGACCTGGCAGATCTTCCGCGAACGCCACCAGCCCTGGGACTGGAGCGGCTGGTTGTTCTCCTGGCGGCTGATCGGCCTGGTGTTCCTGGTGCTGTCCGGTGCGGCGCTGGCGCATATCCATTTCCATCCGCCGGCGAGCATGCCGTTCTCGGCCGGAGGCGCGCTGGGCGAGAGCCTGGGTGACCTGGCGCGCAACCTGCTGAACGTGCAGGGCAGCACGTTGATGTTCATTGCCCTGTTCCTGTTCGGCCTGACGGTGTTCACCGACCTGTCCTGGTTCAAGGTGATGGACCTGACCGGCAAGATCACCCTCGATCTGTTCGAGCTGATGCAAGGCGCTGCCACCCGTTGGTGGGAAGCCCGCAACGAGCGCAAGCGCCTGGAGGCGCAACTGCGCGAGGACGAACCGGTATTCAAGGCCGCGCCGGTGCCTGCCGAGAAACCCGAGCAACCGGCCCGGCCGGCGCTGCGCGAGCGCCTGTTCAAGCGTGAGGAAGCCGCCGCGCAACCGGTTGAGCCACGCGAGCCTACCCTGGCGCGCGAGCCTGTGTTGCCACGCGAGGCCATTGCACCGCGCGAGCCGGTAGTGCCACGCGAGCCAATGGTGCAGCGTGAACAACCGGCGGCCCCGCCCATCGTGCCTCCGTCTGCCGCCAGGGCACCGGAACCGAGCAAGCGGGTGATGAAGGAGAAGCAGGCGCCGCTGTTCATCGACAGCGCCGTGGAAGGCACCTTGCCGTCCATTTCCATCCTCGACCCGGCCGAACAGAAGAAGATCGAGTATTCGCCAGAGTCGCTCGCCGGTGTCGGCCAGTTGCTGGAAATCAAGCTCAAGGAATTCGGTGTGGAAGTGGCGGTGGACTCGATCCACCCGGGCCCGGTGATCACCCGTTACGAGATCCAGCCGGCCGCTGGTGTGAAGGTCAGCCGCATCGCCAACCTGGCCAAGGACCTGGCGCGCTCGCTGGCAGTGACCAGCGTGCGGGTGGTCGAGGTCATCCCCGGCAAGACCACCGTGGGTATCGAGATCCCCAACGAAAACCGGCAGATGGTGCGCTTCTCCGAAGTGCTGGCCACGCCGCAGTACGACGAGCAGAAATCGCCGGTCACCCTGGCCCTGGGCCACGACATCGGTGGCAAGCCGGTGATCACCGACCTGGCCAAGATGCCGCACCTGCTGGTGGCCGGTACCACCGGTTCCGGCAAGTCGGTGGGCGTGAACGCGATGATCCTGTCGATCCTGTTCAAGTCCAGCCCGGAAGACGCGCGGCTGATCATGATCGACCCGAAGATGCTCGAACTGTCGATCTACGAAGGCATCCCGCACCTGCTGTGCCCGGTGGTCACCGACATGAAGGACGCCGCCAACGCCCTGCGCTGGAGCGTGGCCGAGATGGAGCGGCGCTACAAGCTGATGGCGGCCATGGGCGTGCGTAACCTGGCCGGCTTCAACCGCAAGATCAAGGACGCCCAGGAAGCCGGCGAAATCATCCATGACCCGCTGTACCGCCGCGAGAGCATGGACGACGAGCCGCCGGCGCTGAAGACCTTGCCGACCATCGTGGTGATCGTCGACGAGTTCGCCGACATGATGATGATCGTCGGCAAGAAGGTCGAAGAGCTGATCGCCCGTATCGCGCAGAAGGCGCGAGCGGCCGGTATCCACCTGATCCTCGCCACCCAGCGCCCCTCGGTGGACGTGATCACCGGCCTGATCAAGGCCAACATCCCGACCCGCATGGCGTTCCAGGTGTCGAGCAAGATCGACTCGCGGACCATCATCGACCAGGGGGGGGCCGAACAGCTGCTGGGCCATGGTGACATGCTGTACATGCCACCGGGTACCAGCCTGCCGATTCGTGTGCACGGCGCGTTCGTCTCCGACGACGAGGTGCACCGTGTGGTGGAAGCGTGGAAGCTGCGCGGCGCCCCGGACTACAACGACGACATCCTCAACGGCGTCGAAGAGGCCGGCAGCGGCTTCGAAGGCAGCGGCAGCGGTGGCGGCGATGGCGATGATTCGGAAAGTGACGCCCTGTATGATGAGGCCGTGCAGTTCGTGCTGGAAAGCCGCCGCGCGTCCATCTCGGCCGTGCAGCGCAAACTGAAGATCGGCTACAACCGCGCCGCCCGCATGATCGAAGCCATGGAAATGGCCGGCGTGGTCACCCCCATGAACAGCAACGGCTCGCGGGAAGTGATTGCCCCGGGTGGCCCGCGCGACTGA